A section of the Asticcacaulis sp. EMRT-3 genome encodes:
- a CDS encoding glycoside hydrolase family 2 TIM barrel-domain containing protein, which produces MIENKGGTDRRTVLKALGTTTLVTTASGGLLGQAMPAFADTASGADQPRSVALFNFGWTFKNGDIANAQDPALDDSGWRKLDLPHDFQIEQPWDKSANKGRGFKTLGAAWYRKTFEADSRWKGKQVLLDFEGIMLSGDVWVNGKKVGGTAYGYLGFEADISDLIHYDGANVVAVRATTEGNSRWYTGGGLFRDVHLVVRNPVSIARHGIFVTTPVITANSAEVNVQVEVAGLQGKTDAIQINTKVFSPDGKLVASTSGPVPIPRNLPTAEVPMPKLDVADPQLWSVETPQLYTAEVELVAGDKVIDRMTKRFGIRTIEFSKEFGLHVNGKKVFLKGIANHDDLGAVGVAAYKTSIARMMDTIKAFGFNHIRTSHNPYSESFLDLADEKGLLIVDELYDKWGSTVAWAGSQPWNDVWFDNMKEWIKRDRNHPSVIMWSFGNELQFQETRWNWPTGDWGKTTYRIMDVVAKRYDPTRKTTVAMYPARANGIIKADPAFKIKENIVPPELATITDVAAFNYVWDDYQEYLKHAPDMIIYQSEAVTNELAAPYFGMDRDKMVGLAYWGAIEYWGESDGWPKKGWAYSFFNHAMQPFPQAWLTKSIFTDEPLVHIGVVDGEGESKMWNDVLVGQKVISSHWNRQEGKTYNIYTYTNADEVELLVNGRSIGVQKNSTDVRERNTIYWKDVPYAPGKITAVARTGGRIIAKHEIETTGKAVALMLETENPGWKADGMDLQYVKVYAVDSKGRKVSTAGGEVTFNVSGAARLIAVDNGDHWSDDLFSGNKKVLHNGFAMAILRSGQSAGAVKLEVSGAGLKGIAKTFQVT; this is translated from the coding sequence ATGATTGAGAACAAAGGCGGCACCGACCGGCGCACCGTACTCAAGGCCCTTGGCACGACGACCCTGGTGACGACGGCCAGCGGAGGACTGCTCGGTCAGGCCATGCCCGCGTTCGCTGACACTGCTAGCGGCGCGGACCAGCCCAGAAGCGTCGCGCTTTTCAATTTCGGCTGGACTTTTAAGAACGGCGACATCGCCAATGCGCAGGATCCCGCCCTGGATGACAGCGGCTGGCGCAAGCTCGACCTGCCGCACGATTTCCAGATCGAGCAGCCGTGGGACAAGTCGGCAAACAAGGGGCGCGGATTCAAGACACTCGGCGCCGCCTGGTATCGCAAGACCTTTGAGGCCGATAGCCGCTGGAAGGGTAAGCAGGTTCTGCTCGACTTCGAAGGTATCATGCTGTCCGGTGACGTGTGGGTGAACGGGAAGAAGGTCGGGGGCACAGCTTACGGCTATCTTGGCTTCGAAGCGGATATTTCTGACCTCATCCACTACGATGGCGCCAATGTCGTGGCCGTGCGCGCCACGACCGAAGGGAATTCGCGCTGGTACACAGGCGGCGGCTTGTTCCGCGACGTGCATCTCGTGGTCAGAAATCCGGTCTCCATCGCACGGCACGGTATTTTCGTGACGACGCCGGTCATCACAGCGAATAGCGCAGAGGTCAATGTCCAGGTCGAGGTCGCCGGGCTGCAAGGCAAGACCGACGCCATCCAGATCAATACCAAAGTGTTCTCGCCGGATGGCAAGCTGGTCGCTTCCACCAGTGGCCCGGTTCCCATACCGCGCAACCTGCCCACGGCCGAAGTCCCGATGCCGAAGCTCGATGTGGCCGATCCGCAACTTTGGTCCGTCGAGACGCCTCAGTTGTACACTGCCGAAGTCGAGCTGGTGGCTGGCGACAAGGTGATCGACAGGATGACCAAGCGGTTCGGCATACGCACTATCGAATTCTCCAAGGAATTCGGCCTGCACGTGAATGGCAAGAAGGTCTTCCTGAAAGGCATAGCCAATCACGACGATCTGGGTGCCGTCGGCGTGGCCGCCTATAAAACCTCGATCGCCAGGATGATGGACACCATCAAAGCCTTTGGCTTCAATCACATCCGCACCTCGCACAATCCGTATTCGGAATCGTTCCTCGACCTTGCCGATGAAAAGGGCCTGCTGATCGTTGACGAGCTTTACGACAAGTGGGGCAGCACCGTGGCCTGGGCGGGCAGCCAGCCCTGGAATGATGTGTGGTTCGACAATATGAAGGAATGGATCAAGCGTGATCGCAATCACCCGTCGGTCATCATGTGGAGCTTCGGCAACGAATTGCAGTTCCAGGAAACGCGCTGGAACTGGCCTACCGGTGACTGGGGCAAGACCACCTATCGCATCATGGATGTGGTGGCCAAACGCTACGATCCGACCCGCAAGACGACGGTGGCGATGTATCCGGCCCGCGCCAACGGCATCATCAAGGCCGACCCTGCCTTCAAGATCAAGGAAAACATCGTTCCTCCCGAACTGGCGACGATCACGGATGTCGCCGCCTTCAACTATGTCTGGGACGACTATCAGGAATATCTGAAGCACGCGCCTGACATGATCATCTACCAAAGCGAGGCGGTCACCAACGAACTGGCCGCGCCCTATTTCGGCATGGACCGCGACAAGATGGTGGGCCTGGCCTATTGGGGTGCCATCGAATACTGGGGCGAATCCGACGGCTGGCCGAAGAAGGGCTGGGCCTATTCGTTCTTCAACCATGCCATGCAGCCCTTCCCGCAGGCATGGCTGACCAAGAGCATCTTCACCGATGAACCCCTCGTCCATATTGGCGTCGTTGACGGCGAAGGTGAGTCAAAAATGTGGAACGACGTCTTAGTCGGGCAGAAGGTTATTTCATCCCACTGGAACCGCCAGGAGGGCAAGACCTACAACATCTATACCTATACCAATGCCGACGAAGTCGAGTTGCTGGTCAACGGAAGGTCCATCGGCGTGCAGAAGAATTCCACCGATGTGAGGGAGCGCAATACGATTTATTGGAAGGACGTGCCTTACGCGCCCGGCAAGATCACCGCGGTCGCTCGAACAGGCGGCAGGATTATCGCAAAACATGAGATCGAGACGACCGGCAAGGCCGTGGCGCTGATGCTTGAAACGGAAAATCCGGGCTGGAAGGCAGACGGCATGGATCTGCAATATGTGAAGGTCTACGCCGTGGACAGCAAGGGGCGCAAGGTGAGTACGGCCGGAGGCGAAGTCACCTTCAATGTCAGCGGCGCCGCACGCCTGATCGCCGTGGATAATGGTGACCACTGGAGCGATGACCTGTTCAGCGGTAACAAGAAGGTTCTGCACAACGGCTTTGCCATGGCGATCCTGCGTTCGGGACAATCGGCCGGCGCCGTCAAGCTGGAGGTCAGCGGGGCCGGCTTGAAAGGCATCGCCAAGACGTTTCAGGTGACGTGA
- the alr gene encoding alanine racemase: protein MTSEHPTARLDIDLNALLHNFHALQKRCPGAEIAPVVKADAYGLGMATIAPHLAKHGARTFFVARLDEGIALRKRLPEAVIYVLDGFTGDLQAFFTHRLRPVLNSLAQYRLWHDGQSLPAALHMDTGMNRLGLRVDELAALPAAPAPALLISHLACGDTPDHPENARQSAAFRTLTTRFSGVPRSLANSAGAFLGEAYRFDLVRPGISLYGGGPFGTPHPELHPIAHLSARILQVRALKKGETVGYGATFTEPHDMQLATLGIGYADGLLRSFAERGFVTVNGQRRRLTGRISMDVCSIDVTGLDVQAGEWVEILGDSQTVDEVAAASGTIAYEWLTRLGPRIPRTYRT, encoded by the coding sequence ATGACGTCTGAACACCCCACCGCCCGGCTCGACATCGACCTGAACGCCCTGCTGCATAATTTCCATGCGCTGCAAAAACGCTGCCCCGGCGCTGAGATCGCCCCGGTGGTCAAGGCCGACGCCTATGGCCTGGGCATGGCCACCATCGCCCCACATCTGGCGAAACACGGCGCGCGCACCTTCTTCGTGGCCCGCCTCGACGAAGGCATCGCCCTGCGCAAACGGCTGCCCGAAGCCGTCATCTATGTGCTGGACGGCTTTACTGGCGATTTGCAAGCCTTCTTCACCCATCGCCTGCGACCGGTTCTGAACAGTCTCGCGCAATACCGGCTGTGGCATGATGGCCAAAGCCTGCCCGCCGCCCTGCATATGGATACCGGCATGAACCGGCTTGGCCTGCGCGTCGATGAACTGGCCGCCCTGCCCGCTGCGCCCGCCCCTGCCCTGCTGATCAGCCATCTGGCGTGCGGCGACACCCCCGATCACCCCGAAAACGCCCGCCAATCCGCCGCTTTTCGCACCCTCACCACCCGCTTTTCCGGCGTTCCGCGCTCGCTGGCCAACAGCGCCGGGGCCTTTCTTGGCGAGGCTTACCGCTTCGATCTGGTCCGCCCCGGCATCAGCCTGTATGGCGGCGGGCCCTTCGGCACCCCCCACCCCGAATTGCACCCGATTGCCCACCTTTCCGCCCGTATTTTGCAGGTCAGAGCGCTCAAAAAAGGCGAAACCGTCGGCTATGGTGCCACCTTTACAGAGCCGCACGACATGCAACTGGCCACGCTCGGCATCGGTTATGCTGATGGCCTGTTGCGCAGCTTCGCCGAACGCGGCTTCGTTACCGTGAACGGCCAGCGCCGCCGCCTGACAGGCCGCATTTCGATGGACGTGTGCAGTATCGATGTCACTGGCCTCGATGTGCAGGCGGGCGAATGGGTTGAAATCCTTGGCGATTCTCAAACTGTCGATGAGGTGGCCGCCGCGTCCGGCACCATCGCCTATGAGTGGCTGACCCGTCTGGGGCCACGCATTCCGCGCACATATCGCACTTGA
- the radA gene encoding DNA repair protein RadA, whose translation MARDSVQFICQSCGSVSAKWQGQCPGCGLWNTLVQESFSAPPGGLKPETGGKLSRLNRLQFETLDSVDEAPARMVTGIGEFDRVCGGGVVPGSAILIAGDPGVGKSTLLLQVAAQAAQGGLKIGYISGEEAVEQIRGRATRMGVSKAPVDLAAETSLRTILEALKREKFDLVVIDSIQTLWSDAIEAAQGSVSQVRACAGELVRLAKKQGTSVIMVGHVTKEGQIAGPRVVEHMVDVVLSFEGERGYPFRILRGAKNRFGATDEIGVFEMGDAGLREVPNPSALFLGDGHERAAGSAVFAGIEGSRPVLVEMQALVAPSAYGTPRRAVVGWDSGRLAMILAVLESRCGVSFGQKDVYLNVAGGLRISEPAADLCAALALVSALTDTPLPRDGVVFGEISLSGDVRGVSRSEGRLKEALKLGFSCAISAASAADNAPLTVHGFRSLADAITRLFPAEA comes from the coding sequence ATGGCCCGCGATTCCGTTCAGTTTATCTGCCAGTCCTGCGGCAGCGTTTCCGCAAAATGGCAAGGGCAATGTCCAGGTTGCGGCCTGTGGAACACACTGGTTCAGGAAAGCTTCAGCGCCCCGCCCGGCGGGCTGAAACCGGAGACGGGCGGCAAGCTGTCGCGCCTCAATCGCTTGCAGTTTGAAACCCTTGACAGCGTTGATGAAGCTCCGGCGCGCATGGTGACCGGCATCGGTGAATTCGACCGCGTCTGCGGCGGCGGCGTGGTGCCCGGTTCGGCCATACTGATCGCCGGCGATCCCGGCGTTGGCAAGTCCACCTTGCTGTTGCAAGTGGCCGCACAGGCAGCGCAAGGCGGTCTGAAGATCGGCTATATTTCCGGCGAAGAGGCCGTTGAGCAGATTCGTGGCCGCGCCACCCGCATGGGCGTATCGAAAGCGCCGGTCGATCTGGCCGCCGAAACCAGTCTGCGCACTATTCTCGAAGCCCTGAAGCGCGAAAAATTCGACCTCGTCGTCATTGATTCGATCCAGACCCTGTGGTCCGACGCCATCGAGGCGGCGCAGGGCTCGGTGTCGCAGGTGCGCGCCTGTGCGGGCGAACTGGTGCGACTGGCCAAGAAGCAGGGCACCTCGGTCATCATGGTCGGCCACGTCACCAAGGAAGGCCAGATCGCCGGGCCGCGCGTCGTCGAACACATGGTCGATGTGGTCCTGTCGTTCGAAGGCGAGCGCGGCTATCCGTTCCGCATATTGCGCGGCGCCAAGAACCGTTTTGGCGCCACCGATGAGATCGGCGTGTTTGAAATGGGCGATGCGGGTCTGCGCGAAGTGCCCAATCCGTCCGCCCTGTTTTTGGGTGATGGCCACGAACGCGCCGCCGGTTCGGCGGTTTTCGCCGGTATCGAAGGTTCGCGGCCCGTTCTGGTCGAGATGCAGGCGCTCGTCGCCCCGTCAGCCTATGGCACGCCGCGCCGCGCCGTTGTCGGCTGGGATTCCGGGCGGCTGGCCATGATTCTGGCCGTGCTGGAATCGCGCTGCGGCGTGTCGTTTGGCCAGAAGGATGTCTATCTCAATGTGGCGGGCGGCTTGCGCATTTCCGAGCCTGCCGCCGATCTGTGCGCGGCGCTGGCGCTGGTGTCGGCCCTGACCGACACGCCGCTGCCGCGCGACGGCGTGGTGTTCGGCGAAATCAGCCTGTCGGGCGATGTGCGCGGCGTTTCGCGCAGCGAGGGCCGCCTGAAAGAAGCGCTGAAACTGGGCTTTTCCTGCGCTATTTCAGCCGCTTCCGCCGCCGATAATGCCCCGCTCACAGTGCATGGTTTTCGCTCGCTGGCCGATGCGATCACGCGGCTTTTCCCTGCGGAGGCATAA
- a CDS encoding CvpA family protein produces MQLYDFIFLAFLAISCFAGVMRGGVKELVNLIAFFLAMMVAVVSKGYIVKAFHLGIITGYVTAFILFVLIYFAIRYLGHALSDKVQKQKALGAFDRVLGFAVGFVRTLVVLGVFHLIFSAVTPIERQPHWFRAAKIYPLGAKCAKLIQAFIPAGSGMAEKVAANNE; encoded by the coding sequence ATGCAGCTTTACGATTTCATCTTCCTGGCGTTTCTGGCTATTTCGTGTTTCGCGGGCGTCATGCGCGGCGGCGTCAAGGAACTGGTGAACCTGATCGCGTTTTTCCTGGCCATGATGGTCGCCGTTGTCAGCAAGGGCTACATCGTCAAGGCCTTTCACCTCGGCATCATCACCGGCTATGTCACCGCCTTTATTCTCTTTGTACTGATTTATTTTGCCATTCGCTATCTGGGCCATGCCCTGTCCGACAAGGTGCAGAAACAGAAAGCCCTCGGCGCGTTTGATCGTGTGCTGGGGTTCGCGGTCGGCTTTGTCCGTACACTGGTGGTTCTGGGCGTATTCCATTTGATTTTTTCCGCCGTCACGCCTATTGAGCGGCAGCCCCACTGGTTTCGGGCCGCCAAGATCTACCCGCTGGGCGCGAAGTGCGCCAAGCTCATCCAGGCCTTCATCCCCGCAGGATCCGGCATGGCTGAAAAGGTGGCCGCGAACAACGAGTAA
- the purF gene encoding amidophosphoribosyltransferase — translation MLSSQIDLSALTDPDAYTRDLEDDRPRLECGVFGVYGIDDASAITVLGMHALQHRGEEACGIASCDGRRFYTEREHGLVGDVFTQPEIVSRLKGRAAIGHTRYSTAGGAFIRNIQPMFADLDDGGIALAHNGNLTNFMFLRTKLVSEGSIFQSTSDSEVILHLIARSRQLQVIDRFIDALRHIEGGFAIVALTKNMLIGARDPLGIRPLVIGKLGDSYVLASETCALDMIGASFVRDVEHGEVVQIDEGGLKSYKPFDQKSARPCLFEYIYFARPDSVVNGQSIYAVRKAMGRQLALEHPADADIVVPVPDSGVPASLGFAEQSGLPFELGIIRNHYVGRTFIQPTQGIRDLGVRKKHAPNRIVLEGKRVILIDDSIVRGTTSVKIVRMVRAAGAKEVHLRSASPPIMWPDFYGIDMPDREKLLAANHTLEEMRVKLECDSLGFLSVDGLYKAMGHNRRNPECPQFTDHYFTGEYPTRLTDREGLSDDSDAPGSQLSLLVNAH, via the coding sequence ATGCTGTCGTCCCAGATCGACCTGTCTGCCCTCACCGATCCGGATGCCTATACCCGCGACCTTGAAGATGACCGCCCGCGCCTCGAATGCGGCGTGTTCGGTGTCTATGGCATTGATGACGCCAGCGCGATCACCGTTCTGGGGATGCACGCCCTACAGCACCGCGGCGAAGAAGCCTGCGGCATCGCCTCCTGCGATGGCCGTCGCTTCTATACCGAACGCGAGCACGGTCTGGTTGGCGATGTGTTTACCCAACCGGAAATCGTCAGCCGCCTGAAGGGGCGCGCCGCCATCGGCCACACCCGCTATTCCACGGCGGGCGGAGCCTTCATTCGCAATATCCAGCCGATGTTCGCCGATCTTGACGATGGCGGCATAGCGCTGGCCCATAACGGCAATCTGACCAATTTCATGTTCCTGCGCACCAAGCTGGTATCGGAAGGTTCGATCTTCCAGTCCACTTCGGATTCGGAAGTGATCCTGCACCTGATCGCCCGGTCGCGGCAATTGCAGGTCATCGACCGCTTTATCGACGCCCTACGCCATATCGAAGGCGGTTTCGCCATCGTGGCCCTGACCAAGAACATGCTGATCGGGGCGCGCGATCCCCTGGGTATTCGTCCGTTGGTCATCGGCAAGCTGGGCGATTCCTATGTGCTGGCTTCCGAAACCTGCGCGCTCGACATGATCGGCGCCAGTTTCGTGCGCGATGTCGAGCACGGCGAAGTGGTGCAGATCGATGAGGGCGGCCTCAAATCCTACAAACCGTTCGATCAGAAATCCGCCCGTCCCTGCCTGTTTGAATATATCTATTTCGCCCGCCCCGATTCGGTTGTGAATGGCCAGTCCATCTATGCCGTGCGCAAGGCGATGGGCCGCCAACTGGCGCTGGAACACCCGGCCGACGCCGATATTGTCGTGCCCGTGCCCGATTCCGGCGTACCGGCTTCGTTAGGCTTTGCCGAACAATCGGGCCTGCCGTTTGAACTGGGCATTATCCGCAATCACTATGTCGGCCGCACCTTCATCCAGCCGACGCAAGGCATCCGCGATCTCGGCGTGCGCAAGAAGCACGCGCCCAATCGCATCGTGCTGGAAGGCAAGCGCGTCATCCTGATCGACGATTCGATTGTGCGCGGCACCACCTCGGTCAAGATTGTCCGCATGGTGCGAGCGGCTGGCGCGAAAGAGGTGCATCTGCGTTCGGCTTCGCCGCCGATCATGTGGCCCGATTTTTACGGTATCGATATGCCGGATCGTGAGAAGCTGCTGGCCGCCAATCACACGCTGGAAGAAATGCGCGTCAAGCTGGAATGCGATTCGCTGGGCTTCCTGTCGGTTGACGGACTTTACAAGGCGATGGGACACAATCGCCGCAATCCCGAATGCCCCCAATTCACCGACCATTATTTCACCGGCGAATACCCCACCCGCCTGACCGACCGCGAAGGCCTTTCGGACGATTCCGATGCACCCGGTTCGCAATTGTCGCTGCTCGTCAACGCCCACTGA
- a CDS encoding SDR family NAD(P)-dependent oxidoreductase — MTDLSQQGRIALVTGASRGIGRSCALGLARAGAQVIACARSKAALEALDDDVFAATGQHATLVPFDLTDFEPLDRLSGALFERFGRIDTLVHAAAISGTLMPVTHQEPKDFDKIITLNLTATWRLLRALEPLLRQSQAGRAVFLTTGDSVTQGRAFWGPYGATKAAMETLVRAWADEVEITPIRTALLSPGAMRTKMRAAAYPGEDPQSLPHPDEIVPLLLELAAPTRIPPTEKVSFRDWLAKTSPVAN; from the coding sequence ATGACCGACTTGTCGCAACAGGGCCGGATCGCCCTCGTCACCGGCGCTTCGCGTGGCATAGGTCGCTCATGCGCGCTCGGCCTCGCCCGCGCCGGTGCGCAGGTGATCGCCTGCGCCCGTTCCAAAGCGGCGCTTGAGGCACTCGACGACGATGTCTTCGCCGCCACCGGCCAGCACGCCACGCTGGTGCCATTCGACCTGACGGATTTCGAGCCACTTGATCGCCTGAGCGGTGCGCTTTTTGAGCGCTTCGGACGCATCGACACCCTGGTTCATGCCGCCGCCATATCCGGCACACTGATGCCGGTCACGCATCAGGAACCAAAGGATTTCGACAAGATCATCACGCTCAACCTGACGGCCACATGGCGTCTGCTGCGCGCCCTTGAACCGCTTTTGCGGCAATCTCAGGCCGGACGCGCCGTTTTCCTGACCACGGGCGATAGCGTCACCCAGGGCCGGGCCTTCTGGGGGCCCTATGGCGCCACCAAGGCGGCGATGGAAACTTTGGTGCGCGCCTGGGCGGATGAGGTCGAGATCACGCCGATCCGCACGGCCCTCCTGTCACCGGGCGCCATGCGCACCAAAATGCGCGCCGCCGCCTATCCGGGCGAGGATCCGCAAAGCCTGCCGCACCCCGATGAGATCGTGCCTTTGCTGCTCGAACTGGCGGCACCGACACGCATCCCGCCCACGGAAAAGGTCAGTTTTCGTGACTGGCTGGCCAAGACCAGCCCCGTCGCGAACTAA
- the der gene encoding ribosome biogenesis GTPase Der produces the protein MPLKIAIVGRPNVGKSTLFNRLAGKKLAIVDDQPGVTRDRRYATGRLGDIDLELIDTAGFEDLTDQSLESRMRQQTERGIDECDVAFFVVDAREGVTPLDRIFADILRKRDKPVILIANKAEGYQAAATAEEARVLGFGEPIHLSAEHGEGISELYEATEKYRQMFEGDFMESEDEDEDDETKPIRIAIIGRPNAGKSTLINKLLGEDRLLTGPEAGITRDSISVDWQYEGRTIRLVDTAGLRRKARVQEKLEKLSTADTIRAITFAEIVVLVMDEANAFEVQDLQIADLVEREGRGLVYAVSKWDVVEEPQARLQEIIETSERMLPQLKGTPLVTLSGATGRGLERLMPAVLKTYRNWSAKVKTRDLNDWLALAIQRHPPPAVEGKRIKPKYMAQTKGRPPTFVLFAARAYAMPDQYRRYLINSLRESFDMPGVPIRLLVKANTGVNPYDDKASDTAGPSRVRKQPKVKPGVKPAHPNRVRQKQKGAAEAPKAKVVVKARNDVAKAKTAKARSIGPSTKPGAAGPGGRSRPAAPKKR, from the coding sequence ATGCCTTTAAAAATAGCCATTGTCGGCCGTCCTAATGTCGGCAAATCGACCCTGTTCAACCGCCTCGCGGGCAAGAAGCTGGCCATCGTCGATGACCAGCCCGGAGTCACGCGCGACCGCCGCTACGCTACGGGCCGTCTCGGCGACATCGATCTCGAACTGATCGACACTGCGGGGTTTGAAGACCTGACCGATCAGTCGCTCGAATCGAGGATGCGTCAGCAAACCGAACGCGGCATTGACGAATGCGATGTCGCCTTTTTTGTGGTCGATGCCCGCGAGGGCGTAACGCCGCTCGACCGCATCTTCGCCGACATCCTGCGCAAGCGCGACAAGCCGGTGATCCTCATCGCCAACAAGGCCGAGGGCTATCAGGCCGCCGCCACCGCCGAAGAGGCGCGCGTGCTGGGCTTTGGCGAGCCGATTCACCTCAGCGCCGAACATGGCGAAGGCATTTCCGAACTCTATGAAGCGACCGAAAAATATCGCCAGATGTTTGAAGGTGATTTCATGGAGAGCGAAGATGAGGATGAGGACGACGAAACCAAACCGATCCGCATTGCCATTATCGGACGTCCCAATGCCGGAAAATCGACCCTGATCAATAAGTTGCTGGGCGAAGATCGCCTGCTGACCGGGCCGGAAGCCGGTATCACGCGCGATTCGATCAGCGTGGACTGGCAGTATGAGGGCCGCACGATCCGTCTGGTGGATACGGCGGGCCTGCGCCGCAAGGCGCGCGTGCAGGAAAAGCTCGAAAAACTGTCCACCGCCGATACGATCCGCGCCATTACCTTTGCCGAAATCGTCGTGCTGGTGATGGATGAGGCCAATGCCTTCGAGGTGCAGGATCTGCAAATCGCCGATCTGGTCGAACGCGAAGGGCGCGGCCTGGTCTATGCCGTCTCGAAATGGGATGTGGTGGAGGAGCCACAAGCGCGCCTGCAAGAGATCATCGAAACCTCCGAGCGCATGTTGCCGCAGCTTAAAGGCACGCCGCTGGTGACACTGTCGGGTGCCACCGGGCGCGGGCTGGAACGCCTGATGCCGGCTGTGCTCAAGACCTATCGCAACTGGTCGGCCAAGGTGAAGACGCGCGATCTCAATGACTGGCTGGCTCTGGCTATTCAGCGCCATCCGCCCCCTGCGGTCGAAGGCAAGCGCATCAAGCCGAAATATATGGCCCAGACCAAGGGCAGACCGCCGACCTTCGTTTTGTTCGCGGCGCGCGCCTATGCCATGCCTGATCAATACAGACGCTATCTTATCAATAGCTTACGCGAATCTTTTGATATGCCGGGTGTGCCTATCCGCCTGCTGGTCAAGGCCAATACCGGGGTCAATCCGTATGATGATAAGGCGTCGGACACGGCCGGGCCTTCGCGCGTCAGAAAACAGCCTAAGGTCAAGCCGGGTGTGAAGCCCGCCCATCCCAACCGTGTGCGGCAAAAGCAGAAGGGGGCTGCCGAAGCACCCAAGGCCAAGGTGGTGGTCAAGGCGCGCAACGATGTCGCCAAGGCGAAGACCGCCAAGGCGCGCAGCATCGGGCCGAGCACCAAGCCGGGCGCGGCGGGGCCGGGCGGGCGTTCGCGTCCGGCGGCTCCGAAAAAGCGCTGA
- a CDS encoding PQQ-like beta-propeller repeat protein, protein MPDTSILTSQMRPKGRDRKEMGRAGSLLALIMAASLGLNGCALVNKMTHNANSDQGAVISQGQRISIVAFEQKLQPSKSLKGVGYYIPPAQPVSAWPMAGGDPTAPIQNAAAAADFKIAWTKSIGEGSKDSTEVLAQPVSDGKLIYTLDGQARVSAFDVNNGNQVWSVDLNPHLKRDKEGFGGGLAVSDGVLYVTSGYRFIAALDAASGQEKWRKALDTQMHSPPTVDATQVYATDVDNEIFAFKKSTGDMVWTYQAISEPARILKSSSPIVADDLVYAPFSSGELVALTSNNGNEVWDQVLSQSSRTNALSDIRDIAGRPVLYNGVIFAASHSGAFQAMDARTGDVKWTLDTDSINTPWVAGDVVFLTSLQGELICVSRESGQVYWLKDLDAGFQKTKKGFFGLGRPKLVGKVPLWTGPFVASDRLVMVNSLGEAVAFNDMTGEKEQSLKLPGAAYISPIAVGDKLFVLTDDAKLVAIR, encoded by the coding sequence ATGCCCGATACGTCAATCCTTACCTCGCAGATGCGCCCGAAAGGCCGGGATCGCAAAGAGATGGGGCGCGCCGGAAGCCTGCTGGCCCTGATTATGGCTGCCAGCCTAGGGCTGAATGGCTGTGCCCTTGTCAACAAGATGACGCATAATGCCAACAGCGATCAGGGTGCGGTGATTTCGCAGGGGCAACGTATTTCCATTGTCGCCTTCGAACAAAAACTGCAACCATCGAAAAGCCTGAAGGGTGTCGGCTACTATATACCGCCCGCCCAGCCGGTCAGTGCCTGGCCGATGGCCGGTGGCGATCCGACAGCGCCGATCCAGAACGCCGCCGCCGCTGCCGATTTCAAGATTGCCTGGACGAAATCGATCGGCGAAGGCTCGAAAGACAGCACCGAGGTGCTGGCCCAGCCGGTTTCGGACGGCAAGCTGATCTATACACTCGATGGTCAGGCACGGGTCTCAGCCTTCGATGTCAATAATGGCAATCAGGTCTGGTCGGTCGATCTCAATCCGCATCTCAAACGCGATAAAGAAGGCTTCGGCGGCGGTCTGGCCGTATCCGACGGCGTGCTGTATGTCACATCGGGCTATCGCTTTATTGCGGCGCTCGATGCCGCCAGCGGGCAGGAAAAATGGCGCAAGGCGCTCGATACCCAGATGCATTCGCCGCCGACGGTGGACGCTACGCAGGTCTATGCCACCGATGTCGATAACGAGATTTTCGCCTTCAAAAAAAGTACCGGAGACATGGTCTGGACCTATCAGGCTATTTCCGAACCGGCCCGTATCCTCAAAAGTTCTTCACCGATTGTGGCCGATGATCTGGTCTATGCGCCTTTCTCGTCAGGCGAACTGGTGGCGTTGACCAGTAATAACGGCAATGAGGTCTGGGATCAGGTGCTGTCGCAATCGTCGCGCACCAATGCCCTGTCGGACATCCGCGATATTGCCGGTCGTCCGGTTCTGTATAATGGCGTCATCTTCGCCGCCAGCCATTCGGGCGCTTTTCAGGCGATGGACGCGCGCACAGGTGATGTGAAATGGACGCTCGATACTGACAGCATCAATACGCCCTGGGTGGCGGGCGATGTCGTCTTCCTGACCAGTCTGCAAGGTGAGCTGATCTGCGTGTCGCGTGAATCGGGCCAGGTATATTGGCTCAAGGATCTTGATGCCGGTTTCCAGAAAACGAAGAAGGGCTTCTTCGGCCTGGGACGCCCGAAACTGGTCGGCAAGGTGCCTTTGTGGACGGGGCCGTTCGTGGCTTCGGATCGCCTGGTCATGGTCAATTCGCTCGGTGAGGCCGTGGCCTTTAACGACATGACCGGTGAAAAGGAGCAGAGCCTCAAACTACCGGGGGCGGCCTATATCAGCCCGATCGCCGTTGGCGACAAATTATTTGTCCTGACCGATGATGCCAAGCTGGTGGCCATACGCTAA